One Lachnospiraceae bacterium C1.1 genomic region harbors:
- a CDS encoding vacuolar family H+-ATPase subunit H yields the protein MASSKIEQLIDEIIDYIDGCRFAALSNRNIVVDKEEIEGLLHELKSRTPDEIRRYQKIISNKEGIMEDARKKADDIIKQATVYTDQMVNENAIMQQAYAQASEIIEQAKQQAQQMLDAATVQSNEIQLSAMQYTDDSLGSIENILVQSINQTQDYNTQFINSLSQILNVVSANRAELHPENTFTDDGMNDEMANPAEDVESTAEPTVGTAGTEE from the coding sequence ATGGCAAGCAGTAAAATTGAGCAGCTCATAGATGAGATTATAGATTACATTGATGGATGCAGATTTGCAGCTTTATCCAATAGAAATATTGTAGTTGATAAAGAAGAAATTGAGGGACTTCTGCATGAACTAAAGAGCCGTACCCCTGATGAAATCAGACGATATCAGAAAATTATAAGTAATAAAGAGGGAATAATGGAAGATGCCAGAAAAAAGGCAGATGACATTATTAAGCAGGCTACGGTTTATACGGATCAAATGGTTAATGAAAACGCCATAATGCAGCAGGCGTATGCGCAGGCAAGTGAGATCATTGAGCAGGCTAAGCAGCAGGCACAGCAGATGCTTGATGCTGCAACAGTTCAGTCAAACGAAATTCAGCTTTCTGCAATGCAGTATACTGATGATTCTCTTGGAAGTATAGAAAATATTCTTGTGCAGTCTATTAACCAGACACAGGATTACAATACGCAGTTTATTAATTCTCTTTCACAGATTTTGAATGTAGTCAGCGCCAATCGTGCGGAGCTTCATCCTGAAAATACATTCACGGATGACGGAATGAATGATGAGATGGCAAATCCTGCTGAAGATGTGGAATCCACAGCTGAACCGACAGTTGGAACTGCCGGAACAGAAGAATAA
- the pepD gene encoding beta-Ala-His dipeptidase, giving the protein MSKLSNLEPKRVFGFFEDLSNIPCGEGDLESIRDYIEEYARSHSFRYEKDENGNIIIFVPATLGYEKAEPIILQGHIGTAGMVISHGMDTTKKHPVEMSVIDDYIFARGTALSTDDRAAIALCLAAADDGFVAHPEMELVFTCGSNSYSDGASSLDISKIKGRRMINLNSQEEGVILTSSAGGLVGKMNVPVKYHRKKGNSYKIVVSGFVGGHSGRDIGKYRGNANIIMGRLLHFLGTRVDFDIISLSGGLMHNSIPRDADCSVLVEEKDITSFENLIIEFEETIKNEYKANENNISIYSNYMGETEEDVLVRKTQERVIFLLNTVPDGAQKMSQEVKTKGLVETSLNIGIMRMDEKKFYLEGTIRSMISSAKYALSDKLRYLTETIGGIYTETGDYPAWEYNENSELASLCSNVYRNLFGQNVRISGVHAGLECGTFFSRIKGIDIVSMGPEIVDAHTQSEKLSISSTVRTWNFLISILRTMNI; this is encoded by the coding sequence ATGAGCAAGTTATCAAACCTTGAGCCTAAGCGGGTTTTTGGATTTTTTGAAGATCTTAGCAATATTCCGTGTGGCGAGGGTGATCTGGAATCTATCAGGGATTATATTGAAGAATATGCCAGGTCACATTCTTTTAGATACGAAAAAGATGAAAATGGAAATATTATAATATTTGTTCCGGCAACACTTGGTTATGAAAAAGCTGAACCGATAATACTCCAGGGTCATATCGGAACTGCCGGTATGGTTATATCACATGGAATGGATACTACAAAAAAACATCCTGTGGAGATGAGTGTAATAGATGATTATATTTTTGCACGCGGAACAGCTTTGAGCACGGATGACAGAGCAGCGATCGCTTTGTGCCTGGCTGCGGCTGACGATGGATTTGTTGCGCATCCTGAAATGGAGCTTGTTTTTACCTGTGGTTCAAATTCGTACAGTGATGGTGCTTCTTCTCTTGATATATCTAAAATAAAGGGCAGAAGAATGATCAACTTAAATTCTCAGGAAGAGGGAGTTATACTGACAAGTTCAGCCGGCGGTCTTGTAGGAAAGATGAATGTCCCGGTTAAATATCACAGAAAAAAAGGAAACAGTTATAAGATTGTTGTCAGCGGATTTGTTGGTGGTCATTCGGGAAGAGACATCGGCAAATACAGAGGTAATGCAAATATAATCATGGGCAGACTTCTACATTTTCTGGGTACCAGGGTAGATTTTGATATCATAAGCCTTTCAGGAGGACTTATGCATAATTCTATTCCAAGGGATGCAGATTGCAGTGTTCTTGTAGAGGAAAAGGATATCACATCTTTTGAAAACCTCATAATCGAGTTTGAAGAGACTATAAAGAATGAATATAAGGCGAATGAAAACAATATTTCTATCTATTCAAACTATATGGGTGAAACAGAAGAAGATGTGCTTGTCAGAAAAACTCAGGAAAGAGTAATATTTTTACTTAACACTGTTCCTGATGGAGCTCAGAAAATGAGTCAGGAAGTTAAGACAAAAGGACTGGTCGAGACTTCACTTAATATTGGTATAATGCGAATGGACGAGAAAAAATTTTATCTAGAGGGTACGATCAGAAGCATGATATCCTCTGCAAAATATGCGTTATCCGATAAACTCAGATATCTGACAGAAACTATAGGTGGTATATATACTGAGACGGGTGATTATCCGGCATGGGAATATAATGAGAATTCTGAACTTGCATCTTTATGCAGTAATGTATATAGAAATCTGTTCGGACAGAATGTTAGAATTTCGGGCGTGCATGCAGGGCTTGAATGTGGAACATTTTTCTCAAGAATTAAGGGAATTGATATAGTTTCTATGGGACCGGAAATAGTTGACGCACACACACAA